A genome region from Acidobacteriota bacterium includes the following:
- a CDS encoding DUF1800 domain-containing protein, with the protein MAGITYDAAAHLLRRMGFGGSPAEIDDITSRGREGAVDLLINYEQIDNRAMEDMLRSSFDFSDPFDFPRFNRGELQRWWFTRMTYTRRPFEEKMTLFWHNHFATSASKTGDLFVYNQNLTLRSHALDQFESLLLRVAQDPAMLLWLDGITNVRGKPNENFARELQELFTMGITDAVTGEPNYTEQDVKEIARAFTGWKFFHPRNDPNPFSYQFIVNPPEHDNTTKTIYGGTQWARTGNLDGADVIGVICARRATARYVVKKLFDFFVYPLGEAIDRATIEKFADVYMNRNHSIKELVSAIFTSDEFFSQRARFALVKSPVEIIVGPIRMLGARYNPGASAREAASNNILPAVSIFLGQELFNPPDVSGWKLNLGWINTSTLLNRFTYADLLAINRTRDLNAPGLWLSQEQLRSLAKKNSKKTVKKLLSILGPLDVGSEIVAALRNYLESDDGGNSAGFAPDDLTIDKKVRGLIHLIMCLSEFQLN; encoded by the coding sequence ATGGCGGGTATTACATACGATGCGGCCGCTCATCTCCTCAGACGAATGGGGTTCGGCGGGAGCCCTGCCGAAATCGATGACATCACCTCACGCGGCCGCGAAGGCGCTGTCGACCTCCTGATTAACTACGAGCAGATCGACAATCGCGCAATGGAGGATATGCTGCGGAGTAGTTTCGATTTTTCGGACCCGTTCGACTTTCCGAGGTTCAACCGAGGCGAGCTTCAGCGATGGTGGTTCACCCGGATGACGTATACCCGCCGCCCGTTCGAAGAGAAGATGACTCTCTTCTGGCACAACCACTTCGCTACATCAGCGTCAAAGACAGGCGATCTTTTTGTCTACAATCAAAACCTGACCCTCCGCAGTCACGCGCTGGACCAGTTCGAGAGCCTGCTCTTAAGAGTTGCACAGGATCCCGCGATGCTTCTGTGGCTCGACGGAATTACCAACGTGCGCGGCAAGCCGAACGAGAACTTCGCTCGCGAGCTTCAGGAGCTTTTCACGATGGGCATCACCGACGCGGTGACTGGCGAGCCGAACTACACCGAGCAAGATGTAAAAGAGATCGCGCGAGCCTTCACCGGATGGAAGTTCTTTCACCCGCGAAATGATCCCAACCCATTCAGCTACCAGTTCATCGTGAACCCTCCAGAGCACGACAACACCACCAAGACCATCTACGGTGGCACACAATGGGCGCGGACTGGGAACCTTGACGGTGCGGATGTGATCGGGGTGATTTGCGCGCGCCGCGCAACTGCGCGATACGTCGTCAAGAAGCTCTTCGATTTCTTTGTCTATCCGTTGGGCGAAGCTATTGACCGCGCGACGATTGAGAAGTTCGCAGATGTTTACATGAACCGCAACCATTCGATCAAAGAGCTTGTGAGTGCCATATTCACTTCGGATGAGTTCTTCAGCCAGCGTGCGCGGTTCGCTCTGGTGAAGTCACCTGTCGAGATCATAGTTGGCCCCATCCGCATGCTCGGCGCAAGGTACAATCCCGGGGCATCGGCGCGAGAAGCAGCCTCGAACAACATACTGCCTGCGGTCTCGATATTCCTGGGGCAAGAGTTGTTCAACCCGCCCGACGTGTCCGGGTGGAAGCTCAATCTCGGGTGGATCAACACGTCGACGCTGCTCAACCGATTCACCTACGCAGATCTGCTGGCAATCAACAGGACGCGCGATCTGAATGCGCCGGGATTGTGGTTGTCACAAGAGCAATTGAGGTCTTTAGCGAAGAAGAACTCGAAGAAGACTGTAAAGAAGCTACTGTCAATTTTAGGGCCGCTCGATGTCGGGAGTGAGATAGTGGCTGCGCTCCGAAACTATCTTGAAAGCGACGACGGCGGCAACTCGGCCGGCTTTGCGCCCGACGATCTTACCATCGATAAGAAGGTGCGCGGGTTGATCCATCTGATCATGTGCCTCTCCGAGTTCCAGCTCAACTAG